A genomic region of Pelodiscus sinensis isolate JC-2024 chromosome 1, ASM4963464v1, whole genome shotgun sequence contains the following coding sequences:
- the HMOX1 gene encoding heme oxygenase 1, producing MQEKGCLTPRLHSALTEEGRREEDNRGAQKKKEGKTREMEDSKAHGSESMPGDLSEALKEATKEVHEQAESTEFMKNFQKGQVSLREFKMVMASLYYIYSALEEEIERNKDHPAFSAVYFPSELHRNAALQQDLEYFYGPSWREDISCPEATQKYVDRLHYVGQHEPELLVAHAYTRYLGDLSGGQVLKKIAQKVLHLPSTGEGLEFFTFEGVSSATKFKQLYRSRMNSIEMDPTMKKRVLEEAKRAFLLNIQVFEELQKLVSQPHENGHPAAQQKPELRTRGTSRTHEHGPVPVKEGEKTSLTHTGMLPSTPLVRWILAFSFLVTTVAVGLFAM from the exons atgcaggagaagggctgCTTAACTCCGAGGCTTCACAGCGCCCTGAcagaagagggaaggagagaggaagacAACAGAGGAGCACAAaaaaagaaggaaggaaagacaAGAGAAATGGAAGATTCCAAGGCACACGGGTCTGAAAG CATGCCTGGAGACCTGTCAGAAGCCCTGAAGGAAGCCACCAAAGAGGTGCATGAGCAAGCAGAGAGCACAGAGTTCATGAagaattttcagaaggggcaggtgtccctCCGGGAGTTTAAG ATGGTTATGGCTTCTCTCTACTACATCTATTCTGCTCTGGAGGAGGAGATTGAGCGTAACAAGGATCACCCAGCCTTTAGTGCCGTTTACTTCCCATCAGAACTGCACCGTAATGCTGCCCTGCAGCAAGACTTAGAGTATTTCTATGGCCCATCGTGGAGGGAAGACATCTCATGTCCTGAGGCCACTCAAAAATATGTGGATAGGCTCCACTACGTGGGCCAACATGAACCAGAACTCCTGGTGGCCCATGCCTATACTCGGTACCTGGGAGACCTGTCTGGTGGGCAGGTGTTAAAGAAGATTGCCCAGAAAGTTCTCCACCTGCCCAGTACTGGAGAAGGGCTGGAGTTCTTCACCTTTGAAGGGGTGTCCAGTGCCACAAAGTTCAAGCAACTGTACCGCTCCCGGATGAACTCCATCGAGATGGATCCAACCATGAAGAAGAGAGTCTTGGAGGAAGCCAAGCGGGCATTCTTGCTGAATATACAG GTGTTTGAGGAGCTGCAGAAACTGGTATCCCAGCCACATGAGAACGGTCACCCTGCTGCACAACAGAAGCCAGAGCTCCGCACAAGAGGCACCAGCAGAACACATGAGCATG GGCCAGTTCCTGTGAAAGAAGGTGAAAAAACATCACTGACGCACACTGGTATGCTGCCTAGCACTCCACTGGTACGGTGGATTCTTGCCTTCAGCTTCCTCGTGACAACGGTTGCTGTGGGCTTGTTTGCCATGTGA